Proteins from one Deinococcus actinosclerus genomic window:
- a CDS encoding YkoP family protein: MHRGERLVEFHLDSARLTELAERPVAGRRIVTASVRDLARALRDDPALNTFPAVFSISIFSDVLGLYGFTVVELPPAHRRRLTWWSRVIRRAYGVSDPSKQHVPKLAVMSRAAFVARHARD; encoded by the coding sequence GTGCACCGGGGAGAGCGGCTGGTCGAGTTCCACCTCGACAGCGCCCGCCTGACCGAACTGGCCGAGCGGCCGGTGGCGGGGCGGCGGATCGTGACGGCCTCGGTGCGGGATCTGGCGCGGGCGCTGCGGGACGACCCCGCCCTGAACACCTTCCCGGCCGTGTTCAGCATCAGCATCTTCTCGGACGTGCTGGGCCTGTACGGCTTCACGGTGGTGGAGCTGCCGCCCGCGCACCGCCGCCGCCTGACGTGGTGGTCCCGGGTGATCCGCCGCGCGTACGGCGTGTCCGATCCGAGCAAGCAGCACGTGCCGAAACTGGCGGTCATGTCGCGGGCGGCCTTCGTGGCCCGGCACGCCCGCGACTGA
- a CDS encoding potassium channel family protein, with protein MLRSLLWLPGALMVVAALLDLIVTCIQTGEGRLSHRIHRPLYSALRAAAHLTGRRALLSWAAPLLITGTLTAWTLLTWLGWTLIFWSQPGALVGAESGQPATFVASFYFVGYTLSTLGLGEIVAPEPFWRVMTDVAAINGFFLLTFAITFVVPVAQARGERRELALLLHRAGPGAQALIVNAVHDHDHGLRSLTADLQPLLNRLDATHLNSPYLHRFHDHDRQDALDLHLPALGEALLIIQGALPGQNPPGLRRALASVDSLSRTFERTQARHPALRDAAVPPPPDLIPLREAGLALSPDEDFREFLHTHAALRSRLHAMALTGEWRWDQVAAHQGADAADS; from the coding sequence ATGTTGAGGTCGCTGCTGTGGCTCCCCGGCGCGCTGATGGTCGTGGCCGCGCTGCTCGACCTGATCGTCACCTGTATCCAGACGGGCGAGGGCCGGCTCAGCCACCGCATTCACCGCCCGCTGTACAGCGCCCTGCGCGCCGCCGCGCACCTGACCGGCCGGCGCGCCCTGCTCTCCTGGGCGGCCCCCCTGCTGATCACCGGCACCCTGACCGCGTGGACGCTGCTGACCTGGCTGGGGTGGACGCTGATCTTCTGGTCGCAGCCCGGCGCGCTGGTCGGCGCGGAGAGCGGACAGCCCGCCACGTTCGTCGCGAGTTTCTATTTTGTGGGGTACACCCTGAGCACCCTGGGGCTGGGGGAGATCGTCGCCCCGGAGCCGTTCTGGCGGGTGATGACCGACGTGGCCGCCATCAACGGCTTTTTCCTGCTGACCTTCGCGATCACCTTCGTGGTGCCGGTCGCGCAGGCGCGCGGCGAGCGGCGTGAACTGGCCCTGCTGCTGCACCGCGCGGGCCCCGGCGCGCAGGCGCTGATCGTGAACGCGGTGCACGATCACGACCACGGGCTGCGCAGCCTCACCGCCGACCTGCAACCCCTCCTGAACCGGCTGGACGCCACGCACCTGAACTCCCCGTACCTGCACCGCTTTCACGACCACGACCGGCAGGACGCCCTGGACCTGCACCTCCCCGCGCTGGGCGAGGCGCTGCTGATCATCCAGGGCGCCCTGCCGGGGCAGAATCCCCCGGGCCTGCGCCGGGCCCTGGCCAGCGTGGACAGCCTGAGCCGCACCTTCGAGCGCACCCAGGCCCGCCACCCGGCCCTGCGCGACGCGGCCGTGCCCCCACCGCCCGACTTGATCCCCCTGCGCGAGGCGGGGCTGGCCCTGAGCCCCGACGAGGATTTCCGCGAGTTCCTGCACACCCACGCCGCCCTGCGCTCCCGCCTGCACGCCATGGCCCTGACCGGCGAGTGGCGCTGGGATCAGGTCGCCGCTCACCAGGGCGCGGACGCGGCGGACAGCTGA
- a CDS encoding rod shape-determining protein, giving the protein MRLSEDIGIDLGTATFLIYSKSRGLVLQEPSVIAMARDSKQVKAVGEEAYRMIGRTPGGIVAVRPIKDGVIADEGLTEKMISMFLQKVQGGAGRLFGFKPQLMVGVPSNVSDVEKRAVLRAAIHSNARRAFLIEEPLAAAIGAGLKIAEPVGSMVVDIGGGSTDVAVISLGGIVVSESLRIAGNEFDESIIRYVRRKHNVLIGERTAEEIKVKVGAAMLLDDAENLTAEVRGRDLVNGLPKTISLDSTDVVEALSEPVTKIVEGVKRVLEITPPELVSDIIDRGIVMTGGGSLLRNFDELLRQTTGIPVAVAENAVEAVAVGTGMALEMIPVLGDSLVSSDNYLRH; this is encoded by the coding sequence GTGAGGCTGTCAGAAGACATCGGAATTGACCTTGGAACGGCGACGTTCCTGATTTACAGCAAGAGCCGCGGCCTGGTGCTGCAGGAACCCAGCGTGATCGCCATGGCCCGCGACAGCAAACAGGTCAAGGCGGTGGGTGAGGAAGCGTACCGCATGATCGGCCGCACGCCGGGCGGGATCGTCGCCGTGCGCCCCATCAAGGACGGCGTCATTGCCGACGAGGGCCTCACCGAGAAGATGATCAGCATGTTCCTGCAGAAGGTGCAGGGCGGCGCCGGACGCCTGTTCGGCTTCAAGCCGCAGCTGATGGTCGGCGTGCCCAGCAACGTCAGCGACGTGGAAAAACGCGCCGTGCTGCGCGCCGCGATCCACAGCAACGCCCGCCGCGCCTTCCTGATCGAGGAGCCGCTGGCGGCCGCCATCGGCGCGGGCCTCAAGATCGCCGAACCGGTGGGCAGCATGGTCGTGGATATCGGCGGGGGCAGCACGGACGTCGCCGTGATCTCGCTGGGCGGGATCGTGGTCAGCGAGTCGCTGCGGATCGCCGGGAACGAGTTCGACGAGAGCATCATCCGCTACGTGCGCCGCAAGCACAACGTGCTGATCGGGGAGCGCACCGCCGAGGAGATCAAGGTCAAGGTCGGCGCGGCCATGCTGCTCGACGACGCCGAGAACCTCACCGCCGAGGTGCGCGGCCGCGACCTCGTGAACGGCCTGCCCAAGACCATCAGCCTGGACTCCACGGACGTGGTCGAGGCGCTCTCGGAGCCCGTCACGAAGATCGTCGAGGGCGTCAAGCGCGTCCTGGAGATCACCCCGCCGGAACTGGTCAGCGACATCATCGACCGCGGCATCGTGATGACCGGCGGCGGCTCGCTGCTGCGCAACTTCGACGAACTGCTGCGTCAGACGACCGGCATTCCCGTCGCCGTGGCCGAGAACGCCGTGGAAGCGGTAGCGGTCGGCACCGGCATGGCGCTGGAAATGATTCCCGTGCTGGGCGACTCGCTGGTCAGCAGCGACAACTACCTGCGTCACTGA
- the fabZ gene encoding 3-hydroxyacyl-ACP dehydratase FabZ has protein sequence MDPILIQDVLKTLPHRFPFVMVDRVLSIQDGEVHALKNVTVNEPFFPGHFPQEPVMPGVLIVEALAQASMFCLHGQLDPGTIGYLAGVDGARFKRKVIPGDQLHLHAKLEFLRRGLGKTTCRALVDGEVAAEATILFAVAKG, from the coding sequence ATGGATCCGATCCTGATTCAAGACGTCCTCAAGACCCTGCCCCACCGCTTCCCCTTCGTGATGGTCGACCGCGTGCTGTCCATTCAGGACGGCGAGGTGCACGCGCTGAAGAACGTGACCGTGAACGAACCGTTCTTCCCCGGGCACTTCCCGCAGGAACCCGTGATGCCCGGCGTGCTGATCGTCGAGGCGCTGGCGCAGGCCAGCATGTTCTGCCTGCACGGTCAGCTGGATCCCGGCACGATCGGGTACCTCGCGGGTGTGGACGGCGCGCGCTTCAAGCGCAAGGTCATCCCCGGCGATCAGCTGCACCTGCACGCGAAGCTGGAGTTCCTGCGCCGCGGGCTGGGTAAGACCACCTGCCGCGCGCTGGTGGACGGTGAGGTGGCGGCGGAGGCCACCATCCTGTTCGCGGTTGCCAAAGGGTGA
- a CDS encoding polysaccharide deacetylase family protein codes for MTGPWRWAAGLAAGAALYIGLPYLLVQRGGLGVITRGDPARQQVALTFDDGPDPRSTPLVLDTLRAAGVQATFFILPALARQHPDLLRRLLTEGHEVLPHAHRHRHAWTLLPWVAFRDPGQATREVEELTGTRPASSGPRTAPTASPRCWASAPPE; via the coding sequence GTGACCGGACCCTGGCGCTGGGCAGCCGGACTGGCGGCGGGCGCGGCCCTGTACATCGGCCTGCCGTACCTGCTCGTGCAGCGCGGCGGACTGGGTGTCATCACGCGGGGTGACCCGGCGCGGCAGCAGGTCGCCCTGACCTTCGACGACGGGCCCGACCCGCGCAGCACCCCGCTCGTGCTGGACACGCTGCGCGCGGCGGGCGTCCAGGCCACCTTCTTCATCCTGCCCGCGCTGGCACGGCAGCACCCGGACCTGCTGCGCCGCCTGCTCACCGAGGGCCACGAGGTCCTCCCGCACGCGCACCGGCACCGGCACGCCTGGACCCTGCTGCCCTGGGTCGCCTTCCGTGATCCGGGACAGGCCACGCGTGAGGTGGAGGAGCTGACCGGCACGCGCCCCGCCTCCAGCGGCCCCCGCACGGCGCCTACAGCCTCACCACGGTGCTGGGCCAGCGCGCCGCCGGAGTGA